One Ooceraea biroi isolate clonal line C1 chromosome 6, Obir_v5.4, whole genome shotgun sequence genomic window carries:
- the LOC113562154 gene encoding WAS/WASL-interacting protein family member 3-like yields MKNEHMDYYRDSQISQLVPASQPVPIEASPPPPPIGVSPPPPPPPPPLPPAIVPAAVTIQASGTAVPVPATEAPTLAPGKILPKRWKRAGRHPWRGGRGGLHYTINHIYY; encoded by the exons ATGAAGAACGAAC ATATGGATTACTATAGGGATTCGCAAATCTCACAATTGGTACCGGCTTCGCAGCCGGTACCAATTGAGGCatcaccgccaccgccaccaatTGGGGTatcaccgccaccgccaccgccaccaccaccgctaCCACCGGCGATAGTACCGGCTGCGGTGACGATACAAGCATCGGGCACAGCGGTCCCGGTCCCGGCCACAGAGGCACCGACCCTGGCGCCTGGCAAAATACTaccaa AGCGATGGAAACGTGCCGGTCGCCATCCCTGGCGCGGCGGGCGCGGCGGGCTTCACTACACAATCAACCATatttactattaa
- the LOC113562198 gene encoding uncharacterized protein LOC113562198 yields the protein MQLGDLTVRFATINSQPTIRLDTPSGRLTLSAPTVRFLYGLRHCVQRVIATMTGVVGRAEAKLRAFRHIAAGVEDPSSVLRAISGSADFDRNDLLDCELLVMLSPNDALVKWEYFQILHNKDKTLPAEMRVCPKLTINHLILTNMAKMRVPLAAQILEESLNKLNTWEQHVQNGDISEKKFLTRQTADGLRVTIKSTLDIVNYLTLDAGFDSVLTGRLNQDSLEVFLNPLKPNEQIVYWNN from the exons ATGCAGCTGGGTGACCTGACGGTGCGCTTCGCTACCATCAACAGCCAGCCAACGATACGTCTGGACACTCCGTCCGGACGATTGACCTTGTCCGCACCGACGGTGCGCTTCCTATACGGATTGCGGCACTGCGTCCAGCGCGTGATCGCCACGATGACCGGTGTCGTCGGACGCGCCGAGGCTAAACTTCGCGCCTTCAGGCACATCGCCGCGGGTGTGGAAGATCCTTCCAGCGTTCTCAGGGCCATAAGCGGCAGCGCGGACTTCGACCGGAACGATCTGCTCGATTGCGAACTGCTAGTTATg CTGAGTCCGAATGATGCTTTAGTAAAATGGGAGTACTTTCAGATTTTGCATAATAAAGACAAAACATTACCAGCTGAAATGCGTGTATGTCccaaattaacaataaatcatTTGATACTCACCAACATGGCTAAAATGAGAGTTCCATTAGCTGCTCAA attttagAAGAGTCtcttaacaaattaaatacttGGGAGCAACACGTTCAAAATGGTGacatttcagaaaaaaagtttttgacGAGACAGACTGCAGATGGGCTTCGAGTGACTATAAAATCAACACTCGATATAGTGAATTATTTAACACTTGATGCTGGTTTCGATTCTGTTTTAACAGGAAGATTGAATCAAGATTCATTGGAGGTTTTTCTTAATCCTTTAAAGCCAAACGAACAAATTGTTTActggaataattaa
- the LOC105287240 gene encoding putative nuclease HARBI1 isoform X2, with protein sequence MNFNRVMFINEMLESSSSDDEENLVLKYVKEERPKINNYMDIINEYSDKEFQRNFRLQRNTYVKLKDLYEESNFCQNTINNHISHDVKLLAFLWFAARYIITFPETLEEKTEISREFENINGFPGILGCIDGTYITIRTPAHKIKSTYVNRHDISSLTLQAICDSKKKFLDIFTGPPSKIHDARVFNLSFISTTLPNICGNEWHILGDTAYPLKKYLITPYKDYGNLTEEQRNFNYKFCVCRVKIENAFGLLKARFRQLLGCSESYFVFSRKNERRFFHI encoded by the exons ATGAATTTTAACCGAGTTATgtttataaatgaaatgttAGAAAGTAGTAGTAGTGATGATGAagaaaatttagttttaaagtatgtaaaagaagaaagaccaaaaataaacaattatatggATATTATCAATGAATATTCAGATAAAGAA tttCAGAGAAACTTTCGTTTGCAACGgaatacatatgtaaaattgaAAGATTTATATGAAGAATCAAACTTTTGCCaaaatactattaataatCACATATCACATGATGTTAAATTACTGGCATTTTTATg gTTTGCAG cacgatatataataacatttccTGAGACACTTGAGGAAAAGACTGAGATTTCAAGAGAATTTGAAAAT aTCAATGGTTTTCCTGGGATTCTTGGGTGTATAGATGGCACTTATATTACAATACGTACACCTGctcacaaaataaaatcaacataTGTTAATCGACATGATATATCTTCTTTGACGTTGCAAGCAATATGTGATTCAAAGAAGAAGTTTCTTGACATTTTCACAGGACCACCTAGTAAAATACATGACGCACGTGTTTTCAACCTATCTTTTATAAGTACTACATTGCCAAATATATGTGGAAATGAATGGCATATATTAGGCGATACAGCTTATCctcttaaaaaatatctcaTAACTCCTTATAAAGATTACGGAAATTTGACAGAGGAGCAACGAAATTTCAATTACAAATTCTGTGTTTGTAGAGTAAAAATCGAAAATGCCTTTGGCTTATTAAAGGCACGATTCAGacaactattgggttgttcggaaagttatttcgttttttcaaggaaaaatgaaaggcggtttttccatatttaa
- the LOC105287240 gene encoding putative nuclease HARBI1 isoform X1, whose amino-acid sequence MNFNRVMFINEMLESSSSDDEENLVLKYVKEERPKINNYMDIINEYSDKEFQRNFRLQRNTYVKLKDLYEESNFCQNTINNHISHDVKLLAFLWFAGNKSSIRDVAGRFNMADSTFHAVCDNIMDFLNNLARYIITFPETLEEKTEISREFENINGFPGILGCIDGTYITIRTPAHKIKSTYVNRHDISSLTLQAICDSKKKFLDIFTGPPSKIHDARVFNLSFISTTLPNICGNEWHILGDTAYPLKKYLITPYKDYGNLTEEQRNFNYKFCVCRVKIENAFGLLKARFRQLLGCSESYFVFSRKNERRFFHI is encoded by the exons ATGAATTTTAACCGAGTTATgtttataaatgaaatgttAGAAAGTAGTAGTAGTGATGATGAagaaaatttagttttaaagtatgtaaaagaagaaagaccaaaaataaacaattatatggATATTATCAATGAATATTCAGATAAAGAA tttCAGAGAAACTTTCGTTTGCAACGgaatacatatgtaaaattgaAAGATTTATATGAAGAATCAAACTTTTGCCaaaatactattaataatCACATATCACATGATGTTAAATTACTGGCATTTTTATg gTTTGCAGGTAATAAAAGTTCTATTAGAGATGTAGCAGGTAGATTTAATATGGCGGATTCCACATTTCATGCAGTTTGTGATAACATTatggattttttaaataacttagcacgatatataataacatttccTGAGACACTTGAGGAAAAGACTGAGATTTCAAGAGAATTTGAAAAT aTCAATGGTTTTCCTGGGATTCTTGGGTGTATAGATGGCACTTATATTACAATACGTACACCTGctcacaaaataaaatcaacataTGTTAATCGACATGATATATCTTCTTTGACGTTGCAAGCAATATGTGATTCAAAGAAGAAGTTTCTTGACATTTTCACAGGACCACCTAGTAAAATACATGACGCACGTGTTTTCAACCTATCTTTTATAAGTACTACATTGCCAAATATATGTGGAAATGAATGGCATATATTAGGCGATACAGCTTATCctcttaaaaaatatctcaTAACTCCTTATAAAGATTACGGAAATTTGACAGAGGAGCAACGAAATTTCAATTACAAATTCTGTGTTTGTAGAGTAAAAATCGAAAATGCCTTTGGCTTATTAAAGGCACGATTCAGacaactattgggttgttcggaaagttatttcgttttttcaaggaaaaatgaaaggcggtttttccatatttaa